The region AAGACTGCATCTTCTTCGAGTACTTGGCGAGTTCGTCGCCTTCGATGATTCGTTCCAGCTCTTCCAGGCGGCTCAAACGGCTACGAATAGTACGGAAGTTGGTCAGCGTGCCACCGAGCCAGCGTTCGTTGATGAACGGCATGCCACAGCGTTCGGCTTCACGTTCAATTGCCGCACCTGCTTGACGCTTGGTACCGACAAAAAGCACGAGGCTGCCACCTTCAGAGACCTGCGCCAAGTATTTCTTGGCTCGCAGGAGGCCGCGAATGGTCTCGCGAACATCGATGATGTGAATTTGGTTCTTTTTAGCGTAGATGTACGGAGCCATCTTCGGATTCCACCGACTGGTACGGTGACCGAAGTGAATACCGCATTCGACAAGTTCTTGGACGAACTGCTGTCCGCTAGACATGGCGTTAAATCCTTTTGGGATAAGGGGATGCCATTAAGGATTGTCCGCTCTAGGCTCTAGATTGGCGCCATACCAACCAGTGGAAGCGATACCTGTGTCCACCACAATTCTGAAGCCCGAAAACCTCACTTCCCGCACAGTTTTCGGAGAATTTGCAGTGGCTGAACGTTCAAACCCAGGCGGGCTCTTTGCGAAAAAGAAGCTTCCCCGGTTTCGAGTCTTCCCCACATTCACTATTTGAGGGGGAAGGGAAGCAGATGAAGGTACCCGATTCGGCAAAAATCGTCAATAACCCACGCCACAGGCGGATAAATCTCGGCCTGATTATTAGGTGTTCTCGTATTTTCTGCGACAACCGGGGCAATGTTTCAGGTGCTTTTCAACCGCTTTTCGATCTGCCACGGCAACCAATGAACCGTCAGCATAGGCTGGCAGCATGTCCATGGTCTCTTCACAAGAGAGAATCGCGATCGAGCCATCCTTCGAGAGCATCATCAAGGAAGTGCCCACCCCGATGGCAGCAAGGGACATCGCACCGCCGGCTATGAGAAATCTCCGCCGTCGCCGAACACGCAGCGATTGCTCTTTCAGCGCGTCTTGGAGATCAGAGAGTTCTCCAGGCGGGCAGCGTGTCCAGGGATCTTGTGAGGGCATAATAAGCGGTAGTCCAGCGTCGGATGGGAATGACGCCACGGGGAATAGGAATCCGGCAGGAGTTAAGTACCGTATCAGGTACCGAATGATGGACGCAAATAGGTATTGGATGTAGGGAGTGTTTCTCGCGGTGCTTCTTCAAGCTGGATCGGAGCGGATCCGACCTGGTGAGCTAGTTGGTCAGGGGCTTTTAAGGTTACTTTTCGACGACCTAGTTCAATGAGTCCTTCGTTCTGCATCGCACCTAGCACCACCGTTACTGTTTCTCGGGTGCTTCCAACGATGCTGGCCAAGTCTTGGTGCGATAGGCGAATGGTTAACTCAATTCCCTTTGCTGTTTCTCGACCGTATTGCTCAGCCAATTCTAACAAGAGATGGATGATTCGCTCTCGATTGGGCAAGTAGAGGAGGTTTTTGACACGTCGCTCAATTCGGCGTCGACGAAATCCAATGACCTTGGTGATGCCAATGCAAAGGTTGGCATGTTCTTCCATGAGACTGGATAAGCACTTTCGTGGTATCGCAATAATCCGAGAGTTTTCGACCGCTTCGGCATACTCATCACGACTACCAACGTTCAGGATTGCCAATTCTCCGAAGATCTCACCAGGTTCGATGAATGCCAAAATGGACTGTTTCCCATCACTCGTCAGATGGCAGATTTTGACGCGGCCGCTTGCCAGAACGAGAACGGAATCGGCATTGTCCGCGGGCAGATAAATTGGTTCCCCTTTGGCGATCGTCCTCGCGCGGCTTTCTGCTTCCAGGCGTTGAATCTGCGAATCGGTACAGGTTTCAAACAGCCGGCAAGATTTGAGGTACCAGATTTGTCCTGCCATGGTCGTTCCTCTTAAGTGCTTTCGCGAACCCTGCGTGGGGCAGGGGAGTGGTCGTTGGTACCAACTCAGATGCCCAACTCGCTTTCAGGTTACGCATTTTCGCGGAGAATGAATCTTATCAGAGGTTGTTCTTCCCTCAATGCCTAAGGAAGAGACCTGCAAAGCGCATAAAAAAAGCACGTCATGAGGACGTGCTTAGCTACCCCCCGAGGATTTGAACCTCGACTGACAGAGCCAAAATCTGTAGTGCTACCATTACACTAGGGGGTAATTCCCGCTGACGGGACTATAGATAGTACTGGAAACCCCAACCTCTCGACAAGAGGACCCTGAAACAAACCTGGGGTTCGCTTCGGAAATTACGACAAACGCGAAGTCATTGCGAAAGAAAGTTGCTCCATCTCTATGGCCAAATCTACGCCAATGACGGTTGCCTCCTCTGGCAGTTTTAGTGTAACCGCAGCAAAGTTGAGGAAACCACGGATTCCAGCCGAAACGAGTCGTTCGGCGACCTCTTGAGCCGCATTCGCTGGCACGGCCAGGATCGCGAGTTGAATCGACTTCTCCTTCACGATCCGATCGACTTCGTCAAGGCTGAAGACTGGAATCCCTTCGATTTCAGTGCCGACAATTTTCGGATCGAGATCAAAGGCTGCGACCGTATTGAACCCCTGGTGAGAAAAACCTCGGTACCCGAGAAGTGCTCGCCCCAGATTACCTACCCCAACTAAGGCCACCGGCCATCGTTGATCGGTTCCCATGATTTGACGAATCGTTGCTGTTAATTCCGCACATCGGTAGCCGACACCGGGGTAGCCGAATTGGCCGAAGTTTGCGAGATCTTTGCGTACTTGGGCGTCGGAAAAACCGAGCATTTCTCCAAGTTTAGTACTGCTGGTGGTTTCGATGCCATTTCTCTCGAGACGAGAGAGCTCTCGAAGATAGAGGCTTAGGCGACTAATAACAGCTTTCGAGACACGCTGATCGCTGGAAGGTTTCTTGTTGTCTTTACTCTTCGCCATGACTTGCGCAATCGACGTGCCGCTTAGGGATTGAGGTTCAAAGCTATTTCAACTCTAACCTCTTTGCGGACTGCCCAACAAGGGTGGTTATCGAAGCTTACTTGCCAAGAAATAAGAAGAGCCCGGCCACAAATTGTGCCAGGCTCTTCCGTTTGCTTTCGGGACTCGTACGTCAGGGATTATTCTTCGCCAAGTTCTTCGTAATTGATCCAAATTTCACCCGTCGAGGCGTTGTAAAGCCAGCCGTCGGTGTCGTTGAAGTCTGAAGAGACAGGGTCAGCAGTCACCACCTTAATGGTGTCGCTGTTGGTGAAGTTATTGACGGGAATCTTTGATAGGTAAGGGCCAAATGGACCATCTGCGGTGCCGTCGGCCTTGGTGGAAATGGTCAACTCGTTAAGCGTGTTGCCAGGGACAGCTCCTTCGTGGTGAGCACGATACAGCTGAATCTGTGATCGGAGCGTGTGTAGGTTGAACAGGGCGCTGCTCTTCTTGGCATCGGTCGTCGAGTCCGTGAATTGTGGAATGACCGTGGCAGCGAGGACAGCCAGGATCACCACAACAATGAGAACTTCAATCAGCGTGAAACCGGCCTTCTTCGATTGCGACATTGTTTTGAGACTCCAAGTCTGATATTTGCTGACGCTCTTGGCGAATGCCCGCTTTAAAGGGGTCAGCATGGTTATCTTGTTTCTATGCGTACGAGGGTTATCCGAAAGCGTCGATGTAAAAGCTTTCTGAAGGTAGATACGTTACGGCTTGGCCCGGTCAAGCAGATTTTCCCTAAATCGCTTGCATGCCATCCATTGGTATGGGAACGGTTCTCTGGATTGCTAAGTGAATGCCACTTCACTGGTGGACTTTTTGACTCTTCAAGGCCAGGGGGATCCTAAAATCCCCCGAGAAAAATCGGCCTAATCCTATTTCTGAATACCGTCGGTAAATTCTGCTTTCCCGGTAAACATGGACGCTGCTGGCATATTCGATTTGATGCTTGCATGCTGCTTATCTGGCTATGTCTGCCCATGTTTTGAAAAACACCTAGTTGTTCCGTCTCAAGCATTTATCCCAGATTGACGATACAGAAGGACATCTGGGTGCTGAATAGGCGACTTGGGTAGTCAATGCATGACGCGAAAGACGCTCTAAGTAGGTGCTTTGGATAAACGGGCGATAGCAGGAGATATTGCACGAACCAATGTTTGAGGGCACAGGACACGGCAAGGATTTGCCCAAACCAGGCCAGGCCCTTAGTCGTACGGCGTTTTGTCAACGAAGGAGAAGGAAAATGCGAGCTGTATTGGGATTGCCGATCCTAGCGGTCATGTTGGCTGCTTTTTCGGCGAACTCGGCTGAAGCCGCTTATGGCGGATTGTTCAGCTTCCGAAATGCTGGCTGTTGTGAGCCGGCAACTTACGAGTGCTGCAAACAGCAGTGCTACACCGTCAACAAGACCTGCAAAGAGGTCGTCTACGAAAAGCAGGAACAGACCTGCTACAAGACTGTTTATGAAACAGTCTACGAAGACAAAACTGTGGATTGCGTGACCTACGAAACGGAAACGCGCTACAAAGATTGCACGTACACCACGTGCAAACCAGTTTGGGAAACCAAGTACCGCACGGTGAACTACACCACCTGCAAGCCGGTTTGGGAAACCCGAACGAAAGACATTTGCTACACCGTGTGCAAGCCTGTCTACGAAACCAAGACGAAGACCTACAACTACACGGTCTGCAAGCCAGTCTGGGAAACGAAGACCAAGGAAATCTGCTACACCGTGTGCAAGCCAGTCTGGGAAACCAAGACGAAGGACATTTGCTACACCGTTTGCAAGCCTGTCTACGAAACCAAGACGAAGACCTACAACTACACGGTCTGCAAGCCAGTCTGGGAAACGAAGACCAAGGACATCTGCTACACGGTTTGCAAGCCTGTCTGGGAAACCAAGACCAAGGAAATTTGCTACACCGTTTGCAAGCCTGTCTACGAAACCAAGTATCGTGACGTTTGCGAAACCATCTGCAAGCCAGTTCATTACACCAAGACGGTTAAGGTCTGTGGCGGTCACTGGGAAACCAAGACCGAAACGATCCCCGGTCCTGTTGTGAAGAAGTGCATCCAAGAACCAGGTTGCTGGACTTGGGACCCTTGCAAGTGCAAGTGCGTCTACTGCCCAGGCGAAACCAAAGTTGTTGAAGTTCAATGCCCACCTAAGACCTGCTGCAAAAAGGTTTGGGTTCCTGAAGTGACCGAAAAGCAGATCGACTGCGTTCGTTACGAAAAGGAAACCATCACCAAGCAGGTTCCTTACAAGGTCTGCAAGATGGTGCCAGAACAGCGTACCAAGACTTGCACCTACAAGGTGTGCCGCATGGAAAAGGAACAACGCGTTAAGACTTGCACCTACAAAGTCTGCAAGATGGTTCCTGAACAACGCACCAAGACTTGCACCTACAAGGTCTGCAAGATGGTTCCTGAACAGCGAGTCAAGACTTGCACCTACAAGGTTTGCAAGATGGTTCCTGAACAGCGTACCAAGACTTGCACCTACAAGGTCTGCAAGATGGTTCCTGAGCAGCGTACCAAGACTTGCACCTACAAGGTCTGCAAGATGGTTCCTGAACAGCGTACCAAGACTTGCACCTACAAGGTCTGCAAGATGGTCAAGCAGTGCCACACGAAGGAAGTGCCTTACAAGGTGTGCAAGATGGTCCAAGAGACCCACACCAAGCAGGTTCCTTACTGCGTGAAGAAGCCTGTCCACACCACGAAGACCGTCAAGGTTGCCAAGTGTGTACCTAAGCAAGTTGCTTACACCGTCACTCGCTGCGTCCCAAAGGTCGTTTGCAAGACGGTTCCAGTCACGGTCTGCTGCCCGGTTCCTTGTGATCCGTGCTGCGGAGAAGCTGCTGCCAGCGATTGCGGCTGCGGTGCGTAACGTTGCAAAACCGGCTCCTTGGACTCTCCGCCAGAGAGTCTAAGGCACTGGCCTGGTAGAATGAAGCGGCTCGGGATTTCGGTCTCGAGTCGCTTTTTTTGTTTCTTGATCGTTATCTGAAGGAGCAATGATGACTGCCCGCAGCGATGCTGAGCTTCCAATTATCTTGGTCGGCGCCATGACCCAGGATCGAGTCATTGGAAAAGGGGAGGGGATGCCGTGGGATATTCCGGAAGAATATCAGACGTTCATTGATAACATCCGTGGCCAAACGGTCATCATGGGACGCAAATCGTACGAGATCTTCGGGCCAGATTTAACGAACTCGCACGCAGTCGTCGTCTCACGCAGTCAACCAAGTGTCGATGTTCCGATTGCTGAAAGCATTGAAAAAGCCATCGATCTCGCCAAAGGTTTCGGCCAGAAGATCTTCGTTGCAGGAGGGGCACAGATCTATGAACTAGCCTTGCCGCATGCCGATTGGATGTTTCTCAGCGAGATCAAGCATCGCTACGACGGAGACACATACTTTCCCAAGTTCGATCAAAGCGAATGGACGATCGAGCGAGAAGACGACCACGAGAAATTTATCTATCGCGAGTGGAAACGAATTTCCTAAGTGATCGTATTAAACGAATTCTGCTTTTTGACGAGCTCCGGGATTCGGCCAAACGCGATTTTGTCTTCCATGACGTCGCGGTAGGCATGGGTATTGGCAAAATAGATCGACGCTGGGCCCCAGCGATCGCTGATCTCGTCCAGCGCATGCGAAAGTCTTTGTGACTCAGAGATCTCGTCGAAGAGGTATCCGGAGACTTCGCTGCGGACGACCAGTTTTGCTACGGTAACGTCCACTTTTTTGAGTCCGGATAAGTTTCTCGGTCGTTCCGCCCAAAGTCGTTCAAACTGATGAAGAATCGACAGGGTGTCTTGCACGCACGGCAACTCAATTCGATGGGTGAAAATCGTCTTGTGGCTACCGGTAAGGGTAAGTTGAAGCGATCGTGCGAAGTACCCTGTCTGCCGAAGACGTCGTGCCAACTTACAAAGCAGCAACACCAAAATGCAGTGCGAGCCAGCTTCGTTGCGAAAACGTGGGTCGAGAACCCGGCCATGAGTCATTGAATGACGCTGAGTGGGTGGTTCCGGATCGTCAATGCCATGGAGCCCATTCCACCAGCGCGCGCCGGAAACGGATCCCCAGATTTCGGCTGCCTTCCTGCGTTCGATATTCCAAAGATCGGGAATGGTTCGGATTCCGGACTTTTCAAGTCGCGTCATCATGCCACGCCCCACGCCGGGAAGTTCGTCCAGCGGCAAATGCGAGAGACGGCCAGGCAGGTCTTCCGTGGGAAGTACGCTTAGTCCGTCAGGCTTTTTTAAGTTGCTTGCAATCTTTGCCAATAGCCTGCTCGAGGCGATTCCAATTGAGCTGGTAAGCCAGGGGCCAAAGTCGCGACGAATTTGTCTTTTGATTGCATTGGCGAGTTGAACCGCTTGATCAATTTCACGATAGCGACCACACAATTTGATCGTCCATTCATCAATTGAGTAGACATGATGCACCTCGGCGCATTGATCGACGCTTTTTAAAAGTTCATGGTGGATTTCGACATAGACACTCGGCCGAGCTTTGACGAGCCGAATTCCAGGGCACAGGCGTTTTGCCTCATAGACTTTTGTGCCGGTCCGAATACCGCATCGTTTTGCTTCGTAACTCGCAGCGATGACGCAGGTCGCGTCAGTTTCCATCGGTATGACACCGACCGGACGATTTCTGAGTTCCGGACGCAGGTACTGCTCAGCCGATGCAAAAAAGGAATTCATGTCCTGCATCATCCAGTTTACTTGCGTCATCACTTAGTCCCTGAAAGCGTTTTGATGGAGCATGGGTACAAATGTACACTATTGTCATTGTTCGGCAAGTGAATCGAGAAATGATGAGCTTCAGCGACGAAATCGCGGGGAATGAAGCGGAAATCGCCGAACCTGGGCTTATGGGGCGTGTCTCATGTGCGGTTTCTGAAAGCGTGAATGCGTAAGTTTTTGAAGGAGAGTGGTTTGACCGACCGAGGCTCTACGGAAATTGCCCAGGTAATCGAGACGAACGATAGCGAGTTTTGTTGTTACTGGGCTCAGTCGCCGAAAGTGGAGCTTCGTCGTGAAGAGCATTGGTATCGCCTGATCAGCGATATCGATCACCCCTACTTCAACAGTATCTTTGAAGCGCAGTTGCCAACGACTGGCATCGTAAGTGCCATCGAAGAAGCGATCCGTCCTTATCGTGATCGCGGCAGGCAAATGTCATGGTGGATCGGGCCGGCGTCCAGGCCAATCACGCTTGGCCAGCATTTAGAGCAGTTAGAATTCAAAAAAACGGCTTGCGAAGCAGCGATGGCCATCTGTCCATTTGAGGCAGACTTTGAGCGGATCAGTGATGATGTCGAGATACAAGCAGTGACATCCGCAACACAGCTGCGGACGTGGGTTGAGATCATGACCGGAGTCTATGGTTTGCCAGAGTTTACCCGGGAGCCATGGTTTCAAATTTTGAATCGACTGGGTTTGGACGGTCGATCGAAGCTTCAGCACTTTGTCGCACGACTTGACGGAGACGTCGCGGGAGTCGGTTCTGTTTTCTATGGAAGTCAGGCTGCGGGAATTTATAACATCGCCGTGCTTCCGGAGTTTCGAGGCCAAGGAGTTGCGTCGACGTTGACGATTTCGCTACTGTCTCTCATTGACGAACAAGGCTATCAACTTGCAACCCTCTGCGCGTCACAGGAAGCGGAAAAGCTCTATCGAAAGATTGGTTTTCAGATGCATGGAGAGTTGAACTGTTTTGTCTGGTCTCCCGCATAGCGCATAGAAAAACACCGCGCTTCGTTTCCAAGGCACGGTGTTTCGTATTCGTCTCGCTGTAGGAGAATACGCTTGATCGCGTTTTAGACGCGGCGTTCTCGGAGGCGGGTTGCCTTACCAACGCGATCACGCAGGTAGTACAGTTTCGCACGGCGAACCACGCTTCTACGCGTAACTTCGATTTTGGCGATCTGTGGGCTGTGGATTGGGAACTTCTTTTCCACCCCTTCACCGGCGACGATGCGGCGAACGGTGAACATTTCTCGCGTACCGCTGCCGCTCTTGGCGATCACGGTACCGATGAACTTTTGGATACGTTCTTTTTGACCTTCGAGGATCTTAGTGTGAACTTCAACCGTGTCACCAATCTCGAAGAAATCGACTTCCGACTTTTGATAGGCCGCTTCGACCTTATTCATCAATTCTTGGCTCATTGCCAGGTTCCTTCTACTACAGCGTATTAACGATTATTTTGTTCCGCGTCGTCCTCATGCTTTTCCAGCAAATCGGAACGTCGCATTTTGGTCTTTTCGAGCGACTGCTGTTTCCGCCATTTGAGAATCTCTTGGTGATTGCCACCTAATAGAACCTCAGGAACACTCAGTCCGCGGTATTCTCGTGGTCTGGTGTATTGTGGAAACTCAAGCAGGCGATTTCCTTCGCTGAAGGAGTCGTCCACTGCACTTTGCTCGTCGCCGAGCACGCCAGGAATCAGGCGAATCACCGTATCGATGATGGCCATCGCCGCGACTTCACCTCCATTGAGGACAAAGTCTCCCAGCGAAATCTCTTCCGGCTGCAAAAGGTCGATCACGCGTTGATCGAAGCCCTCATAGCGGCCGCATATCATCGTCAGCCGTTGTTCCTGAGCAAGTTCCTCGACTAGCGGTTGATCCAGTGTTTTGCCTTGAGGGCTTAGCAGGATTAACCGTCCAGGCGTTTCGCTCTGTGGCTGAATTTGCTCGATCGCTTCGACAACCGGTTGCACGCGGATGACCATTCCAGGTCCACCGCCAAAAGGACGGTCGTCGACTCGATTGTGCTTGTCGCTAGCCCAGTCTCGAAGGTTATGGACATGGGCTTCGACCAATTTTTTATCGATTGCCTTGTTCAGTAAGCTCTCACCGAGGTAACCGGTGAAAATTTCAGGAAACAAGGTCAGGACATCGAACCGCATCGCAGGGGTTCCTGCTTAGCCTTCTTCCTTGGACTGCTCTTCACCACCTTCGGCGGCAGCAGCTTCCACTGCTTCGCCTTCCGCTGGAGCGGCGGCTTCAGCACCTTCCTCAGCTGGGGCTTCTGCGCCTTCAGCTTCTGCAGGAGCTTCCGGTTCTGGTTCCTTGATTTCGACTTTAGGAGGAACGTAAGCAGTTTTGGTCGCCATGCGAGCCAAAGCTTCTTCGCGTGCTGCCACGTGGCTACCGTTGGTGCCGTACTTTCGGATTAGAACGGCAACCTTCGGGGAAGGTTGAGCACCGACGCCGAGCCAGTAATCGACTCGTTCGGTCTTCAGATTGACTCGGGCATCCTTTTCTTTGACAAAAGGATCGTAGGTGCCGAGGTACTCGATTGCCTTACCGTCTCGCGGGGTGCGAGAATCCATGGCGCAAATACGATAGAACGGACGGTGTGCCCGACCCATCTTTTTCATGCGAATGCGAACTGCCACGTAACGTTACTCCTAAAGTAGATTTACTGTCTCACCATGCCCAACGACGAGGTTAACGACGCCGCTTTTTGAGCTTGTTTTTAAGTTTACTCTTCATCTTCTTCTGGTTCTGGACATCCTTGGCGGTCATCCGTTTGCCAGTGCCTTGCTTGGCTTTTTTCATTTTGCCGGTCGGATCCATCAGCTCGCCACTGCGAAGCTTCCGCATCATGTCCATGGCACCGCCCATGCCGCCCCCGGCCATTCCCTTCATCAGCGAAGCCATACTGTCGAACTGTTTGATCAGCTCGTTGACTTCTTGGGGGGAAACGCCTGAGCCCTTGGCGATACGTTGGCGACGGCTGTTGTCGATCAGCTTGGGATCGTTGCGTTCCGCGGCGGTCATCGAATCGATCATGCCGCCGAGCCGCTTCATCTCTTTCTCGTGGTCGCCCCCTTGCAGCATCTTGGTCATTTCGCCCATGCCAGGCATCATGCCGAGCATCTTCTGCATGAGGCCTGGGCGTGCGATTTGATTCAACTGCTTACGGAAGTCGTCCAGGGTGAACTGTCCTTTTTGCAGACGTTCTTGCGTCTTCTGGACTTGTTCCTGATCGAACTCGCGTTGGGCGGTCTCGAAGAGCGACTGAATGTCACCCATTCCGAGAATACGACCGGCCATTCGGTCAGGGTGGAAAGGCTCGAGGCCATCCATCCGTTCGCTGACACCGATGAATTTGATCGGTACGCCGGTCACATGTTTGACCGACAGCAATGCACCGCCTCGGGCATCGCCGTCGAGCTTTGTCATGATGACGCCGTCAAGCTCCAAAGCGTCGTTGAACGCCTTGGCGCTGTTCACTGCATCTTGGCCTGTCATGCCGTCAACGACGAGGAACGCCTGGTCTGGCTGGACCTTCAGGTCGATTGTCTTGAGCTGTTGCATCAGCTCTTCGTCGATGGCAAGACGGCCTGCGGTATCGAGGATCACCACGTCGATGCCGTTTTCGCGGGCATGTTTCACCGCGTTTTGGCAGACAGAGATCGGGTCGGTTGCCCCTTCTTCGCTATAAACAGGGGTGTCGACACTCTTACCGACGATGTGCAGCTGCTCGACGGCGGCGGGGCGCTGAAGGTCGGCAGCACACAGAAGGGCTTTTTTGCCCTCCGAGCCGATCAAGCGGGCCAGCTTACCGCAAGTTGTCGTCTTACCGGCACCCTGCAGACCGCACATCATCAGGACGGTGACGTCCTTTGTCAGATGCAGGCTTGGATCGGAATCGCCACCCAGAAGCTCGATCAATGCTTCATTGACGATACCAACAAGCTGCTGTTCAGGCTTCAGCGACTTCAAAACGTCCTGACCGACAGCTTTGTCGGAGACGTCGTTCATGAAAGCCTTGACGACATCGTAACTTACGTCGGCCTCGAGCAAGGCCGTCTCGACCATTTTAAGGCCTTCTCGCATGTTCGACTCGGTCAATCGGCCTTGTCCGCGCAGCGTCTTAAACGCTGATCGTAAGCCGTCTTGTAACGAGTCCAACATGGAAAGTATGCCTAATGATCGAATTTACGCGTCACAGGGAGTTCGCTTTAGGGTTGGAATTCTTGCTGCCAAAAAGGCAAAGCAACCCTATGGACCGCTCCCGAGAGATGGGTCGAAACGCGTATTCTAGCGAACCCCACGGCAGGTTGGCAATTGGTAATGCCGAGATGCGAGCCGGTTTTTCCTGTGGTAGCGACCCCGCAATGGGGGGCTAGTTGGTGCCAGGTGGTCGCTTTGAGAGATCCACGAGGGTTTTCACGATTTTCGCTTTATGGTCGTCGGGCAATATCAAATACCGATCGCGACCGTCCTCTTTGGGGGTAAAGCTCGTGTGCGATTGGTCATTGATCGAGACGGTTCCTGGCGGCGAAAGCTCGAATTGGCCTGCATCTGGCCGAACGGCATAAAGCACCGAGGTCAAATCCCAGGTGGGACGATCATGAGGTGGAGGGCTGTACAGGTAGTACGCCTCTGGAAGCGGATGATGCTCCGCATACAGATAGTCTTTTTCGATGCTCTGGTGAGGGTAGGGGAGAGCAATGCCGATTTCATAGCCGCTCCAGATAATAGGAGTCGGCCATTCCTTGCTCAGCTTCTGAGCGGCTGCTAAGTCCATCTTTATGTTGTATTCGCCATAGGCTCCTGGCTTTCCGGGAATCTTAGCGAAAGCTCCCCCCATAACGGAAATGAATTTGACTTTCTCCTTCGCGAGTTCTTTTCCACCGAGTGGACTGATATCGTCTCCGGGCGAAGAGAGTAGATTCGCCAAGTTCGTGGAAAAACCAACCTGAGCAATGACGACCGACTTCGGTTCAGCTGCCACCAGGGTTCGCCGTAATAGCTTCACCGCATCCTCAGCATCTTGGCCTGACATCAAGTCATGTGGGAATCGCTGTTTGCCAGAGTCTTTGGTGTTGGCGAGGCCAAGGAATTTGCCTTCGGTGTCGGTCACACCGCTGTTACAAACCCCGATTGGGATGTCGCCACGGCCATAAAACGTATTCACTGCATCCGTGAACGCTGCCGCTGATGGATGGTCCTTCGTAATCGTGACAGCCAGCAATTGACACTCGCCCATGTCTTCCAGCGAATGGATCATTGCCAACGCAAGTACGTCGTCGACATCGTTCCCAATATCCGTATCAAAAATCAGCGGGACAGGTTTATCGCTGCTTTGTGCAAGTGAGGCAGAAGCAGCGAAGAGCACGCAGAACGTGGTCACGATCAGTCGAGGTAGCATGGCGTTCGGTGGGGCAAAAGTCAGGGGGGAGGGTTTCTACTTCTGAATCGCGCCTTCAGGTAGGGCTGGTCGCTTTTTAAGGGGGAGCGGTTTCAAGCCTTTGATTTCCAGCGTTGAAACCTTCTTGCTTTCCAGGTCCAGCACGCGAATCAGGTGGTTGTTGGTGTCTGCGATGTAAAGCTTGCCGTTGGCGTGAGCGAGGCCTGCCGGTTCATCAAATTGGGCAGGATCATTTGCGATGCCAGGTTCTCCCGTGCCAGCGATGGTGGTCACCTCACCTGTCGCTGCATCGACTGCTTTTATCTTGTTGTTGTACGTGTCGGTCGTGTAGATGATGCCATCGACGTAACAAACACCAAGCGCATGCTGAAGCTTGGCTGTCTTGGGGCCACCATCAACGTCGCCAAAGCTGAACAGACGGCCGTAGGGCAAATGGGCCGTGCCGATCACGGTTT is a window of Bremerella sp. TYQ1 DNA encoding:
- the rpsB gene encoding 30S ribosomal protein S2, giving the protein MSSGQQFVQELVECGIHFGHRTSRWNPKMAPYIYAKKNQIHIIDVRETIRGLLRAKKYLAQVSEGGSLVLFVGTKRQAGAAIEREAERCGMPFINERWLGGTLTNFRTIRSRLSRLEELERIIEGDELAKYSKKMQSSLNREYRKMYRNLNGLRTMNRLPEALVIVDPKKEKNAIKEAQSLGITTVALTDTDCDPDQVDLPIPGNDDGIRSIEMFLKLMADAAIDGKHHAAQQTEQAAK
- a CDS encoding zf-HC2 domain-containing protein, which encodes MPSQDPWTRCPPGELSDLQDALKEQSLRVRRRRRFLIAGGAMSLAAIGVGTSLMMLSKDGSIAILSCEETMDMLPAYADGSLVAVADRKAVEKHLKHCPGCRRKYENT
- a CDS encoding Crp/Fnr family transcriptional regulator, which produces MAGQIWYLKSCRLFETCTDSQIQRLEAESRARTIAKGEPIYLPADNADSVLVLASGRVKICHLTSDGKQSILAFIEPGEIFGELAILNVGSRDEYAEAVENSRIIAIPRKCLSSLMEEHANLCIGITKVIGFRRRRIERRVKNLLYLPNRERIIHLLLELAEQYGRETAKGIELTIRLSHQDLASIVGSTRETVTVVLGAMQNEGLIELGRRKVTLKAPDQLAHQVGSAPIQLEEAPRETLPTSNTYLRPSFGT
- a CDS encoding redox-sensing transcriptional repressor Rex; the encoded protein is MAKSKDNKKPSSDQRVSKAVISRLSLYLRELSRLERNGIETTSSTKLGEMLGFSDAQVRKDLANFGQFGYPGVGYRCAELTATIRQIMGTDQRWPVALVGVGNLGRALLGYRGFSHQGFNTVAAFDLDPKIVGTEIEGIPVFSLDEVDRIVKEKSIQLAILAVPANAAQEVAERLVSAGIRGFLNFAAVTLKLPEEATVIGVDLAIEMEQLSFAMTSRLS
- a CDS encoding type II secretion system protein, giving the protein MLTPLKRAFAKSVSKYQTWSLKTMSQSKKAGFTLIEVLIVVVILAVLAATVIPQFTDSTTDAKKSSALFNLHTLRSQIQLYRAHHEGAVPGNTLNELTISTKADGTADGPFGPYLSKIPVNNFTNSDTIKVVTADPVSSDFNDTDGWLYNASTGEIWINYEELGEE
- a CDS encoding dihydrofolate reductase; this encodes MMTARSDAELPIILVGAMTQDRVIGKGEGMPWDIPEEYQTFIDNIRGQTVIMGRKSYEIFGPDLTNSHAVVVSRSQPSVDVPIAESIEKAIDLAKGFGQKIFVAGGAQIYELALPHADWMFLSEIKHRYDGDTYFPKFDQSEWTIEREDDHEKFIYREWKRIS
- a CDS encoding type VI secretion protein ImpB, which gives rise to MNSFFASAEQYLRPELRNRPVGVIPMETDATCVIAASYEAKRCGIRTGTKVYEAKRLCPGIRLVKARPSVYVEIHHELLKSVDQCAEVHHVYSIDEWTIKLCGRYREIDQAVQLANAIKRQIRRDFGPWLTSSIGIASSRLLAKIASNLKKPDGLSVLPTEDLPGRLSHLPLDELPGVGRGMMTRLEKSGIRTIPDLWNIERRKAAEIWGSVSGARWWNGLHGIDDPEPPTQRHSMTHGRVLDPRFRNEAGSHCILVLLLCKLARRLRQTGYFARSLQLTLTGSHKTIFTHRIELPCVQDTLSILHQFERLWAERPRNLSGLKKVDVTVAKLVVRSEVSGYLFDEISESQRLSHALDEISDRWGPASIYFANTHAYRDVMEDKIAFGRIPELVKKQNSFNTIT
- a CDS encoding GNAT family N-acetyltransferase, whose protein sequence is MRKFLKESGLTDRGSTEIAQVIETNDSEFCCYWAQSPKVELRREEHWYRLISDIDHPYFNSIFEAQLPTTGIVSAIEEAIRPYRDRGRQMSWWIGPASRPITLGQHLEQLEFKKTACEAAMAICPFEADFERISDDVEIQAVTSATQLRTWVEIMTGVYGLPEFTREPWFQILNRLGLDGRSKLQHFVARLDGDVAGVGSVFYGSQAAGIYNIAVLPEFRGQGVASTLTISLLSLIDEQGYQLATLCASQEAEKLYRKIGFQMHGELNCFVWSPA
- the rplS gene encoding 50S ribosomal protein L19, producing the protein MSQELMNKVEAAYQKSEVDFFEIGDTVEVHTKILEGQKERIQKFIGTVIAKSGSGTREMFTVRRIVAGEGVEKKFPIHSPQIAKIEVTRRSVVRRAKLYYLRDRVGKATRLRERRV